The nucleotide sequence GACCGGTCAGACCATGAGGGCCCGGTCGGTGGGGCGGATCGGGGCGGGCAGTTCGCTGGCCCCGGCCAGATAGCGGTCCACCCCGCGCGCCGCGGAGCGGCCCTCGGCGATGGCCCAGACGATCAGCGACTGGCCGCGGCCCGCGTCACCGGCCACGAAGACACCCGGCACATTGGTGGCGAAGTCGGCGTCGCGCGCGATGTTGCCGCGCTCGTCCAGCTCCAGGCCGAACTGCTCGACCAGGCCGTTCTGCTGGTCGGTGCCGGTGAAGCCCATGGCGAGGGTGACCAGCTGGGCCGGGATCTTCCGCTCGGTGCCCGGCTTCTGCTCCAGCTTGCCGTCCTTGAACTCCACCTCGATCAGGTGCAGCCACTGGACGTTGCCGTCCTCGTCGCCCTCGAAGTGGGTGGTGGAGACGGAGTAGATCCGCTCACCGCCCTCCTCGTGCGCGGAGGTGACCTTGTAGAGCATGGGGAAGGTCGGCCACGGCTGGCCCGCGCTCCGCTCATCTCCGGGCCGGGGCATGATCTCCAGCTGGGTGACGGAGGCGGCGCCCTGCCGGTGGGCGGTGCCGACGCAGTCAGCGCCGGTGTCACCGCCGCCGATGACCACGACGTGCTTGCCCTCGGCGGTGATGGGGGCGGTGGTGAGGTCGCCCTCCTGCACCTTGTTGGCGAGCGGCAGGTACTCCATCGCGAAGTGGATGCCGTTCAGCTCCCGGCCGGGGGCCGGCAGGTCGCGCGAGGTGGTGGCGCCGGCGGCGATGACCACGGCGTCGTACCGCTTGCGCAGCTTGGCGGCGTCGATGTCGCGGCCGATCTCCGTCTCGGTGCGGAACTTGGTGCCCTCCGCGCGCATCTGCTCGATACGGCGGTTGATGTGCCGCTTCTCCATCTTGAACTCGGGGATGCCGTAGCGCAGCAGCCCGCCGATGCGGTCGGCCCGCTCATAGACGGCGACCGTGTGGCCGGCCCGGGTGAGCTGCTGGGCGGCGGCCAGGCCCGCGGGGCCCGAGCCGATGACGGCGACGGTCTTGCCGCTGAGCCGCTCGGGCGGCTGCGGGGTGACATCGCCCGCGTCCCACGCCTTGTCGATGATGGTGACCTCGACGTTCTTGATGGTCACCGCGGGCTGGTTGATGCCGAGCACACAGGCCGACTCGCACGGGGCCGGGCACAGCCGCCCGGTGAACTCCGGGAAGTTGTTGGTCGCGTGCAGCCGCTCGCTGGCCTCGCGCCAGTCCTGCCGGTAGGCGTAGTCGTTCCACTCGGGGATGAGGTTTCCCAGCGGACAGCCGTTGTGACAGAACGGGATGCCGCAGTCCATGCACCGTCCGGCCTGCTTGCTGATGATCGGCAGCAGCGAACCGGGGACGTAGACCTCGTTCCAGTCCTTGACGCGCTCGTCCACCGGGCGGGTCTCGGCGACCTCGCGGCCAGTGGTCAGGAAGCCCTTGGGGTCAGCCATTGATCGCCGCCTCCATCATCTTCTCGGTGGTCTCGGACTCGGAGAGCCCGGCTCGCTCGGCGGCGTCCTTGGCGGCGAGCACGGCCTGGTACGTAGCGGGGATGATCTTGCTGAAGCGGGTGAGGGCGGTCTCCCAGTCGTCGAGCAGCGCACCCGCGACGGTGGAGCCGGTCTCCTCGTGGTGGCGGCGCACCGCGTCGTGCAGCCACTGCTTGTCGGTGTCGTCCAGCTCCCCGAGGGCGCCCCGCAGATCGACGTTGACGTTGTCCGGGTCGAGGTCGATCACATAGGCGATGCCGCCGGACATACCGGCCGCGAAGTTACGGCCGGTGGGCCCGAGGACGAGCGCGTGGCCGCCGGTCATGTACTCACAGCCGTGGTCGCCCACGCCCTCGGAGACGACGGTGGCGCCGGAGTTGCGGACGCAGAACCGCTCGCCGACCCGGCCGCGCAGGAACATCTCACCGCCGGTCGCGCCGTACGCGAGGGTGTTGCCCGCGATGGTGGAGTACTCGGCGAGGTGGTCCGCGCCCCGGTCCGGGCGGACGACGATCCGGCCGCCGGAGAGGCCCTTGCCCACGTAGTCGTTGGCGTCGCCTTCGAGCCGCAGCGTGACGCCCCTGGGCACGAACGCGCCGAAGGACTGGCCGGCCGAGCCGGTGAAGGTGATGTCGATGGTGTCGTCGGGCAGGCCCGCGCCACCGAACGTCCGGGTCACCTCATGGCCGAGCATGGTGCCGACGGTCCGGTTGATGTTGCGGATCGCGACCTGGGCGCGGACCGGCTGGGCGGCCTCGGCGCTCTCGGCGTTCAGCGCGTCGGCGGCCAGCTTGATCAGCTGGTTGTCGAGCGCCTTGGCCAGGCCGTGGTCCTGCGCGATCGCCTGGTGGCGGACGGCGCCCTCGGGCAGCTCGGGCACGTACAGCAGCGGAGCGAGGTCCAGGCCCTGTGCCTTCCAGTGCTGTACGGCGCGGGCGGTGTCCAGCAGCTCGGCGTGGCCGATGGCCTCGTCCAGGGTGCGGAAGCCCAGCTCGGCGAGGAGCTCGCGGACCTCCTCGGCGATGAACTCGAAGAAGTTCACCACGAACTCGGCCTTGCCGCTGTAGCGCTCGCGCAGCACCGGGTTCTGGGTGGCGATGCCGACCGGGCAGGTGTCCAGGTGGCAGACGCGCATCATGACGCAGCCGGAGACCACCAGCGGCGCGGTGGCGAAGCCGAACTCCTCGGCACCGAGCAGCGCGGCGATGACCACGTCACGGCCGGTCTTCAGCTGGCCGTCGGTCTGCACCACGATGCGGTCGCGCAACCCGTTGAGCAGTAGCGTCTGCTGGGTCTCGGCGAGGCCGAGCTCCCAGGGGCCGCCCGCGTGCTTGAGCGAGGTGAGCGGCGAGGCGCCGGTGCCGCCGTCGTGGCCGGAGATCAGCACCACATCGGCGTGGGCCTTGGAGACGCCCGCGGCCACCGTGCCGACGCCGACCTCGGAGACCAGCTTGACGTGGATCCGCGCCTGCGGGTTGGCGTTCTTCAGGTCGTGGATGAGCTGGGCGAGATCCTCGATCGAGTAGATGTCGTGGTGCGGCGGCGGGGAGATCAGGCCGACGCCCGGGGTGGAGTGCCGGGTCTTGGCGACCCAGGGGTAGACCTTGTGGCCGGGGAGCTGGCCGCCCTCGCCGGGCTTGGCGCCCTGCGCCATCTTGATCTGGATGTCATCGGAGTTGACCAGGTATTCGCTGGTCACGCCGAAGCGGCCGGAGGCCACCTGCTTGATCGACGAGCGCCGGGCGGGGTCGTGCAGCCGGTCGGAGTCCTCGCCGCCCTCACCGGTGTTGGACTTGGCCCCCAACTGGTTCATGGCGATGGCGAGGGTCTCGTGCGCCTCCTGGGAGATGGAGCCGTACGACATGGCGCCGGTGGAGAACCGCTTGACGATCTCGCTGACGGACTCGACCTCGTCGATCGGGATCGAGGGGCGCTCGCCCTTGAAGGAGAACAGACCGCGCAGCGTCATCAGCCGCTCGGACTGCTCGTTCACCCGCTCGGTGTACTTCTTGAAGATGTCATAGCGACGCGACCGGGTGGAGTGCTGCAGCCGGAAGATCGTCTCGGGGTCGAAGAGGTGCGGCTCGCCCTCGCGGCGCCACTGGTACTCGCCGCCGATCTCCAGCGTGCGGTGGGCGGAGGGGACGCCGGAGGCGGGGTACGCCTTGGCGTGGCGGGCGGCGACCTCCTTGGCGACGACGTCCAGGCCCGCGCCGCCGATCTTGGTGGCGGTGCCGTGGAAGTAGGTGTCCACGAAGGACTCGTCCAGACCGACGGCCTCGAAGACCTGCGCGCCCCGGTAGGAGGCCACGGTCGAGATGCCCATCTTGGACATGACCTTCAGGACGCCCTTGCCGAGCGCCTTGATGAGGTTCTTGATCGCGGTATCGGCCTCGACGCCGGGCAGGAACGTCCCTGCCCGGACCAGGTCCTCGACCGACTCCATGGCCAGGTACGGGTTGACGGCCGCGGCGCCGTAGCCGATCAGCAGCGCGACATGGTGCACCTCGCGGACGTCGCCCGCCTCGACCAGCAGCCCCACCTGGGTGCGCTGCTTGGTGCCGATGAGGTGGTGGTGGACCGCGGAGGTGAGCAGCAGGGAGGGGATCGGCGCGTGCTCGGCGTCCGAGTGCCGGTCGGAGAGCACGATCAGCCGGGCGCCGTCCTCGATGGCGCGGTCGGCCTCGGCGCAGATCTCGTCCAGCCGGGCGGCGAGCGCCTGACCGCCGCCACCGACCCGGTACAGGCCCGAGAGATTCGCCGCCTTGAGGCCCGGCATGTCCCCGTCGGCGTTGATGTGGATGAGCTTGGCCAGCTCATCGTTGTCGATCACCGGGAAGGGCAGGCTGACGCTGCGGCAGGCGGCCGCGGTCGGGTCCAGCAGATTGCCCTGCGGGCCCAGCGAGGAGATCAGCGAGGTGACCAGCTCCTCGCGGATCGCGTCCAGCGGCGGGTTGGTGACCTGCGCGAAGAGCTGGGTGAAGTAGTCGAACAGCAGCCGCGGCCGCTCGGAGAGGGCGGCGATCGGCGAGTCGGTGCCCATCGAGCCGATCGGCTCGGCACCGGCCTTGGCCATCGGCGCGAGCAGGACGCGCAGCTCCTCCTCGGTGTAGCCGAAGGTCTGCTGGCGGCGGGTGACCGAGGCGTGGGTGTGCACGATGTGCTCACGCTCGGGAAGGTCGGCCAGGTCGATCAGACCGGCCTCGAGCCATTCGCCGTACGGCTGCTCGGCGGCCAGCTCGGCCTTGATCTCGTCGTCCTCGATGATGCGGTGCTCGGCGGTGTCGACCAGGAACATCCGGCCCGGCTGCAGCCGGCCCTTGCGGACCACCTTGGCCGGGTCGATGTCCAGGACGCCGACCTCGGAGGAGAGCACGACCAGACCCTCGTCGGTGACCCAGTAGCGCCCGGGCCGCAGACCGTTGCGGTCCAGCACGGCGCCGACCTGGACGCCGTCGGTGAAGGTGACACAGGCCGGGCCGTCCCAGGGCTCCATCATCGTGGAGTGGTACTGGTAGAAGGCGCGCCGGGCCGGGTCCATGGAGGGGTGGTTCTCCCACGCCTCGGGGACCATCATCAGCACCGAGTGCGGCAGCGAGCGGCCGCCGAGGTGGAGCAGCTCCAGGACCTCGTCGAAGGTCGCCGAGTCGGAGGCGTCCGGGGTGCAGAGGGGGAAGATCCGCTCCAGCCCCTTCTCCCCGAACAGGTCGCTGACCAGCTGGGACTCCCGGGCGCGCATCCAGTTGCGGTTGCCCTGGACGGTGTTGATCTCACCGTTGTGGGCGACGAAGCGGTACGGGTGGGCCAGCGGCCAGCTCGGGAAGGTGTTGGTGGAGAACCGGGAGTGGACCAGCGCGACGGCGGTGGCGAAGCGGCGGTCGGAGAGGTCCGGGAAGAACGGCTCCAGCTGGCCTGTGGTCAGCATGCCCTTGTAGACCAGGGTGCGGGCGGACAGCGAGGGGAAGTAGACCCCCGCCTCGCGCTCGGCGCGCTTGCGCAGCACGAACGCGGTGCGGTCCAGGGCCACGCCGGTGCTGGTGCCGTCGGCGACGAAGAGCTGACGGAAGGAGGGCATGGTGGAACGGGCGCCGTTGCCCAGCAGCTCGGGGGCGACGGGCACCTCGCGCCAGCCGAGGACGGTCAGGCCCTCCTCGGCGGCGAGCCGCTCGATGTGCTCCGCGGCGGCCGCGCGCTCGGTCTCGCCCTCCGGGAGGAATGCGATGCCCACCGCGTAGGCACCGGCTTCGGGCAGCTCGAAGCCGGTCACACTGGCCCGCAGGAAGGCGTCCGGAACCTGGACGAGGATGCCCGCGCCATCGCCCGAGTCGGGCTCGGAACCGGTGGCGCCGCGGTGCTCGAGGTTCCTCAGCACGGTGAGAGCCTGCTCCACGAGCTCGTGGCTGGCCTCGCCGGTGAGGGTCGCCACGAAGCCGACGCCACAGGCGTCGTGCTCATTGCGCGGGTCGTACATCCCCTGGCGGGCGGGGTGGGATGCGGAACGCATCGGCTCTCCCGTCGTCGTCATGGCATTTTGCGTGTGCCGAGGGACGACGTTGGCCCTCCGCGAGAATTTCGTGCAGGTTACATGATGGGGCGAATCTCGGGAAGCGGATATTCCGTTCCATCATGCGGACACCCCAAGGATGGGGCGATATCAGGCAATACAGGCAGTGGCGGACTGGGCGACCAGCGTCGCCATAGCGCGGACCGGGCGACTCTGCCCAAGCGCTTTCGGCTTATGCCCGCCTGTAAAAGGATCGAAACCGAGGAGTAACGGCGTAGTTATGCGGCTCGCCGTATGCCTGTCATCCTACGGCCGTCCCGAACAAAGCGCCCAGGGCATAGGTCACACCCGCCGCCGCGCCGCCCAGCGCGAGCTGCCGCAGCCCGCTGTACCACCAGGAACGGGCGGTCACCCGCGCCACCGCCGCACCACAGCCGAACAGCCCGATCAGCGCCAGCACCACGGCCGGCCACAGCGCCGAGGCGCCCAGCAGATACGGCAGCACCGGCAGCAGCGCGCCCAGCGCGAAGGAGCCGAACGAGGACACCGCCGCGACCAGCGGTGAGGGCAGATCGTCCGGGTCCACGCCCAGCTCCTCGCGGGCGTGTATCTCCAGCGCCTGCTCGGGGTCGCGGGAGAGCTGCTCGGCCACCTCACGGGCCAGCGCCGGCTCCACACCGCGCGACACATAGAGCGCCGCCAGCTCCTCCAGCTCGTCCACGGGGTGCTTGCGCAGCTCGCGCCGCTCCACCTCCAGCTCGGCCTCGACCAGCTCGCGCTGCGAGGCGACGGAGGTGTACTCCCCGGCGGCCATGGAGAAGGCACCGGCCGCGAGGCCCGCCAGACCGGTGATCACGATGGTCTGCCGGTCCACCGCGCCGCCGGCCACACCGGTCATCAGCGCGAGGTTGGAGACCAGTCCGTCCATGGCCCCGAAGACGGCGGGGCGCAGCCAGCCGCCGGTCACATCACGGTGGGTGTGGTTGTCGCGGTGGGCGATGTGCGGGGGCTCGGCGGTATCGATGACGGACATATGAAGATGTACTCCCTTCGAGAAGGGTGCGGCGATGCGGCCCCACCCCAACGGTTCGAAGGTACGCACGAATTACCCCGCTCCGCCAGCAAGGAAGGCCGAACTTACCTCGCTGACCTGCGGAAACGTAAAGAGGCCGCCGAATCCCGAGGGGTCCGGCGGCCTGTTGGACGCGACGCGGCTCGCGTCAGGGTTTCTTGGAGGGCTCCGCCTCGGCGGCCACCGCACCGGCTTCGGCCGCGCCGCCGGTCTCGGCCGCGCCGCCGGTCTCGGCCGCGCCGCCGGTCTCGTCGGCGCCACCACTCCCGGCCGGAGCGCCGTCGCTCGCCTCGGTGGCGGTGGCCGGAGCCGGTCCGGCGCTCACGTCCGCGCCGTCCTCGACCGCGGCGGGCTCGACGACCTCCTCGCGGCCGGGAGACTTCTTCGCGGAGATCACCAGATAGGCCACCGCGGCCAGGAAGACCACGACGGACGTCCAGTTGTTGAGCCGCAGCCCGAGCACATGGTGGGCGTCGTCCACCCGGAGGTACTCGATCCAGAAGCGGCCCACGGTGTACGACGCGACGTAGAGGGCAAACGCACGGCCATGCCCCAGCTTGAAGCGGCGGTCCGCCCAGATCACCAGCAGGGCCACGCCGATGCACCACAGCGACTCGTACAGGAAGGTCGGGTGGTACGTGCCGGCCACCCGGCCCGCGTCGGCGTCGCCGTCGATCTTCAACGCCCACGGCAGGGTGGTCTCCTTGCCGTACAGCTCCTGGTTGAACCAGTTGCCCCAGCGGCCGATCGCCTGGGCGAAGGCGATGCCGGGCGCGATGGCGTCCGCGTAGGCCGGGAGCGGGATGCCCCGGCGGCGGCAGCCGATCCAGGCACCCAGCGCGCCCAGCGCGATGGCCCCCCAGATCCCGAGGCCGCCCTGCCAGATCTTGAACGCGTCCACCCAGTCACGGCCGTCGGTGAAGTACAGCTCGTAATCGGTGATGACGTGGTAGAGGCGGCCTCCGACCAGGCCGAAGGGCACCGCCCAGACGGCGATATCGGCGACGGTGCCGACGCGGCCGCCCCGGGCGACCCAACGCCGCCCGCCGAGCCAGACCGCGACGAAGACGCCGATGATGATGCAGAAGGCATAGCCGCGCAGCGGGACCGGGCCGAGATAGATGACGCCGGACGACGGGCTGGGAATGTAAGCGAGGAGGTCCATGACAGGACCGACGCTACCGTGCCGGGCGGGAGATGCGGCAACCCACCCGGCAACGGCTGCGTAACAAGGATCAGTCCCGGGCCGCGGCGAGGACCATGCGCTTGAGCTTGTTGGGGCTCAGCGGCTTGTCGGGGTCGCCGTACACGGACTTTCCGCCCAGCAGCACCGTCGGCGTGGACGCATAGCCGGAGTGGGCGAAGACATCGTTGGACTTACGCACCCAGGCGTCGTGCCGGCCCTCCTCGACGCACTTGCGGAAAGCGGGGGTGACCAGCCCGGGGACCTGGTCCGCGAGCTTGATCAGCCGGGCGTTCTTCGCATAGCTGTCCCGGGTCTCCGCGGGCTGATGGCGGTAGAGCACATCGTGGTACGCCCGGAACTTCCCGGCGTCCTGGTCCTGGGCGCAGGCCGCCGCGTTCGCCGCGCGGACCGAACCGGTGCCGCCGAGGTTTCCGTCGATGATCGTCACCAGGTGGTACTCGACCTTCATCCGGCCCGCGTCCTGCAGCTCGTGGACGGTCTTGCGGAAGACATCCTCGAACTGCTTGCACCCGGGACAGCGGAAGTCCTCGTACACCGACAGGGTCACCGGGGCCGGCTTCCCGGCCTTGTCCGCCTGCCCGGCCTTCCCCGTCTTCTCCGCCATCCCCGAGGGGATCACCAGGCGCGCCTTGCCGACCGCTCCGCGCGGTGGCACCACGGAGCTGCCCGACTTGCCCGAGTCGTCTTCGGTCCTGGACGCGACCATGCCCACCCCCACGGCCCCGGCGAGGACGGCCACCACGGCCCCCAGGACGCCCAGCGTCCGCTTCCGCTTCGCGCGCGACCGCTCCCGCTCGCGCTGTTCCCGCAGGCGCTCTCGGGCGCCGCGCTTTCCCTCACGGTTTCTCTGACTCACGCCCTCGCCAACGAGGCGGAGGAGCACCGCCGAGCTCCTCCGCCCCGTTCTTCCCTCTAACGAGCGACCCTCCAACGGGCGAGGCGTCTAACGGGCGAGACGTCTAACGGGCGGCGCGCACGCCTTCCGCCAGCTCACCCGCGAGCTCGCGCAGCCCCGCGAGACCGGCCTCGGTGTCACCCTCGGCGTCCAGCAGCCGCTTGACGAAGGCCGAGCCCACGATGACCCCGTCGGCGAACGCCGCGACCTCGGTGGCCTGGGTGGCGTTGGAGACGCCGAGCCCCACGCAGACCGGAAGCGTGGTGGTGGCGCGGGTGCGCTCCACCAGCTCGCGCGCCTCCTGGCCCACCGATTCCCTCGTTCCGGTGACGCCCATCAGGGACGCCGCGTAGACGAAACCGCTGCCCGCCGCCGTGATCTTCGCCAGCCGCTCATCACGGCTGCTGGGCGCGACCACGAACACGGTCGCCAGACCGTGCTGCTCGGCGGCCTTCCGCCAGATCTCCGACTCCTGGACCGGCAGATCGGGCAGGATGCAGCCCGCGCCGCCCGCCTCGGCGAGATCGGCGGCGAACCGCTCGACGCCGTACCGGTCCACCGGGTTCCAGTACGTCATGCACAGGATCGGGGCGCCCGTCCGGGCGTGCACCTCGCCCACCGTGCGGATCACATCGCGGATCTTGACCCCGCCGCGCAGCGCGATGTCGTCGGCGGTCTGGATCACCGGCCCGTCGAGCACCGGATCGCTGTGCGGCAGCCCGACCTCGACGATGTCGCAGCCGCCCTCGATCATGGCGGTCATCGCGTCCACCCCGCCGTCGATGGAGGGGAAACCGGCGGGCAGATAGCCGACGAGCGCGGCGCGCCCCTCGTCCTTGGCGCCCGCCAGGACGGATCCCAGCAGCTCCAGATTCCCGGCCATCACTTCGCTCCCTGGTCGCTCTGCTGGTCGTAGAGCCCGAAGTACCGAGCCGCCGTGTCCATGTCCTTGTCGCCGCGCCCGGAGAGGTTGACCAGCACCAGGCCGTCGCTCCCCAGCTCACGGCCGAGGTCCAGGGCGCCCGCCAGCGCGTGGGCGCTCTCGATCGCCGGGATGATGCCCTCGGTCTCCGAGAGCAGCCGCAGCGCCCGCATCGCCTCGTCGTCGGTGACCGCCCGGTACTCGGCGCGGCCGATGTCCTTCAGATACGCGTGCTCCGGCCCGACGCCGGGGTAGTCGAGACCGGCCGAGATCGAGTACGGCTCGGTGATCTGGCCGTCCTCGTCCTGGAGGACGAACGACCGGGAGCCGTGCAGGATCCCGGGCTCGCCCTGGCTCAGCGTGGCCGCGTGCTCCCCGGTCTCCACACCGTGTCCGGCGGGCTCGAAGCCGACGATGCGTACGCTCTCGTCCGGCAGGAAGGCGTGGAACAGCCCGATCGCGTTGGATCCGCCGCCCACGCAGGCCGCGACCGCGTCCGGCAGCCGCCCGGTCCGCTCCAGGATCTGCCGCCGCGCCTCGACGCCGATCACCCGGTGGAAGTCGCGCACCAGCGCCGGGAAGGGGTGGGGGCCGGCCACGGTGCCGAAGAGGTAGTGGGTGCGGTCCACATTGGCGACCCAGTCCCGGAACGCCTCGTTGATGGCGTCCTTCAGGGTGCGGCTGCCGGACGTCACGGAGATGACCTCGGCGCCCAGCATCCGCATCCGCGCCACATTGAGCGCCTGCCGCCGGGTGTCGACCTCGCCCATGTAGATGGTGCATTCGAGCCCGAACAGCGCACACGCGGTGGCCGTGGCCACGCCGTGCTGACCGGCGCCGGTCTCGGCGATGACGCGGGACTTGCCCATGCGCTTGGTGAGCAGGGCCTGCCCCAGCACGTTGTTGATCTTGTGGGAGCCGGTGTGGTTGAGGTCCTCCCGCTTGAGGAAGACCCGGGCGCCCCCGGCGTGCTCGGCGAACCGCCGCACCTCGGTCAGCGCGCTGGGCCGGCCGGTGTAGTTGACCAGCAGATCCTCGAGCTCGGCCGCGAAGGCGGGGTCCGTCTTGGCCTTCTCGTACTCGGCCGCGACCTCGTCGACGGCGGCGACGAGCGCCTCGGGGATGAACTTGCCGCCGAAGGCGCCGAAATAGCCCTCGGCGCTGGGCACTCGACCCTCGGGGTCGGGGATGAAGAAATCAGAGGACATGGGTGGTACTCCTCGATCGGGGCAGCGCCCCGCAACGGATGCGATGGGTGGGAATGCCATGGCCCACCGGGCAGAACGCCCGGATACGGCCCACGGCTACGGCCTGCAGCGCACTCTCAGCGCGTTGCCGTCCGACGCCATCGCCGCCCGTTGATCTGCCCCGGCTCGCATCCGATGTGGTAGCGCACGCGCCGCCCCCGCACCCGCCTCGCGGGCGCGCGGCAGCCCCGGGGCCGACAGCCCCGGGCCAGGCGCGCGTACGTCTCCATGGTCCGCCGGTCCCGTCCCGTCAGTCCCGGCCGTGGCGCAGCGCCGGGTGGGCGCCCGCCGCCACCAGATCGGCCACCGCGGCCTTGGGGTCGCGCCCGGTCACCAGGGACTCGCCGACCAGCACCGCGTCCGCGCCGTCGTTCGCGTAGGCGATCAGGTCGTGCGGACCGCGCACACCCGACTCCGCGATCTTGACGATGTGGTCCGGGATCTCCGGTGCGACGCGTGCGAAGGTCGAGCGGTCCACCTGGAGGGTCTTGAGGTCGCGCGCGTTGACGCCGATCACCCGGGCCCCGGCGTCGACCGCCCGGACGACCTCCTCCTCGTCGTGCACCTCGACCAGCGGCGTCAGCCCGATGGACACGGCGCGCTCGATGAGCGAGACCAGCGCCTCCTGCTCCAGCGCGGAGACGATCAGCAGGATGACGTCGGCGCCGTACGCCCGCGCCTCCCACAGCTGGTACGAGGTGACGATGAAGTCCTTACGGAGCACCGGAATGTCGACCTTGGCCCTTAC is from Streptomyces hygroscopicus and encodes:
- a CDS encoding membrane protein, with translation MSVIDTAEPPHIAHRDNHTHRDVTGGWLRPAVFGAMDGLVSNLALMTGVAGGAVDRQTIVITGLAGLAAGAFSMAAGEYTSVASQRELVEAELEVERRELRKHPVDELEELAALYVSRGVEPALAREVAEQLSRDPEQALEIHAREELGVDPDDLPSPLVAAVSSFGSFALGALLPVLPYLLGASALWPAVVLALIGLFGCGAAVARVTARSWWYSGLRQLALGGAAAGVTYALGALFGTAVG
- a CDS encoding dihydropyrimidine dehydrogenase subunit A, with product MADPKGFLTTGREVAETRPVDERVKDWNEVYVPGSLLPIISKQAGRCMDCGIPFCHNGCPLGNLIPEWNDYAYRQDWREASERLHATNNFPEFTGRLCPAPCESACVLGINQPAVTIKNVEVTIIDKAWDAGDVTPQPPERLSGKTVAVIGSGPAGLAAAQQLTRAGHTVAVYERADRIGGLLRYGIPEFKMEKRHINRRIEQMRAEGTKFRTETEIGRDIDAAKLRKRYDAVVIAAGATTSRDLPAPGRELNGIHFAMEYLPLANKVQEGDLTTAPITAEGKHVVVIGGGDTGADCVGTAHRQGAASVTQLEIMPRPGDERSAGQPWPTFPMLYKVTSAHEEGGERIYSVSTTHFEGDEDGNVQWLHLIEVEFKDGKLEQKPGTERKIPAQLVTLAMGFTGTDQQNGLVEQFGLELDERGNIARDADFATNVPGVFVAGDAGRGQSLIVWAIAEGRSAARGVDRYLAGASELPAPIRPTDRALMV
- a CDS encoding glutamate synthase, with the protein product MRSASHPARQGMYDPRNEHDACGVGFVATLTGEASHELVEQALTVLRNLEHRGATGSEPDSGDGAGILVQVPDAFLRASVTGFELPEAGAYAVGIAFLPEGETERAAAAEHIERLAAEEGLTVLGWREVPVAPELLGNGARSTMPSFRQLFVADGTSTGVALDRTAFVLRKRAEREAGVYFPSLSARTLVYKGMLTTGQLEPFFPDLSDRRFATAVALVHSRFSTNTFPSWPLAHPYRFVAHNGEINTVQGNRNWMRARESQLVSDLFGEKGLERIFPLCTPDASDSATFDEVLELLHLGGRSLPHSVLMMVPEAWENHPSMDPARRAFYQYHSTMMEPWDGPACVTFTDGVQVGAVLDRNGLRPGRYWVTDEGLVVLSSEVGVLDIDPAKVVRKGRLQPGRMFLVDTAEHRIIEDDEIKAELAAEQPYGEWLEAGLIDLADLPEREHIVHTHASVTRRQQTFGYTEEELRVLLAPMAKAGAEPIGSMGTDSPIAALSERPRLLFDYFTQLFAQVTNPPLDAIREELVTSLISSLGPQGNLLDPTAAACRSVSLPFPVIDNDELAKLIHINADGDMPGLKAANLSGLYRVGGGGQALAARLDEICAEADRAIEDGARLIVLSDRHSDAEHAPIPSLLLTSAVHHHLIGTKQRTQVGLLVEAGDVREVHHVALLIGYGAAAVNPYLAMESVEDLVRAGTFLPGVEADTAIKNLIKALGKGVLKVMSKMGISTVASYRGAQVFEAVGLDESFVDTYFHGTATKIGGAGLDVVAKEVAARHAKAYPASGVPSAHRTLEIGGEYQWRREGEPHLFDPETIFRLQHSTRSRRYDIFKKYTERVNEQSERLMTLRGLFSFKGERPSIPIDEVESVSEIVKRFSTGAMSYGSISQEAHETLAIAMNQLGAKSNTGEGGEDSDRLHDPARRSSIKQVASGRFGVTSEYLVNSDDIQIKMAQGAKPGEGGQLPGHKVYPWVAKTRHSTPGVGLISPPPHHDIYSIEDLAQLIHDLKNANPQARIHVKLVSEVGVGTVAAGVSKAHADVVLISGHDGGTGASPLTSLKHAGGPWELGLAETQQTLLLNGLRDRIVVQTDGQLKTGRDVVIAALLGAEEFGFATAPLVVSGCVMMRVCHLDTCPVGIATQNPVLRERYSGKAEFVVNFFEFIAEEVRELLAELGFRTLDEAIGHAELLDTARAVQHWKAQGLDLAPLLYVPELPEGAVRHQAIAQDHGLAKALDNQLIKLAADALNAESAEAAQPVRAQVAIRNINRTVGTMLGHEVTRTFGGAGLPDDTIDITFTGSAGQSFGAFVPRGVTLRLEGDANDYVGKGLSGGRIVVRPDRGADHLAEYSTIAGNTLAYGATGGEMFLRGRVGERFCVRNSGATVVSEGVGDHGCEYMTGGHALVLGPTGRNFAAGMSGGIAYVIDLDPDNVNVDLRGALGELDDTDKQWLHDAVRRHHEETGSTVAGALLDDWETALTRFSKIIPATYQAVLAAKDAAERAGLSESETTEKMMEAAING
- a CDS encoding prolipoprotein diacylglyceryl transferase, which gives rise to MDLLAYIPSPSSGVIYLGPVPLRGYAFCIIIGVFVAVWLGGRRWVARGGRVGTVADIAVWAVPFGLVGGRLYHVITDYELYFTDGRDWVDAFKIWQGGLGIWGAIALGALGAWIGCRRRGIPLPAYADAIAPGIAFAQAIGRWGNWFNQELYGKETTLPWALKIDGDADAGRVAGTYHPTFLYESLWCIGVALLVIWADRRFKLGHGRAFALYVASYTVGRFWIEYLRVDDAHHVLGLRLNNWTSVVVFLAAVAYLVISAKKSPGREEVVEPAAVEDGADVSAGPAPATATEASDGAPAGSGGADETGGAAETGGAAETGGAAEAGAVAAEAEPSKKP
- a CDS encoding tryptophan synthase subunit beta, whose amino-acid sequence is MSSDFFIPDPEGRVPSAEGYFGAFGGKFIPEALVAAVDEVAAEYEKAKTDPAFAAELEDLLVNYTGRPSALTEVRRFAEHAGGARVFLKREDLNHTGSHKINNVLGQALLTKRMGKSRVIAETGAGQHGVATATACALFGLECTIYMGEVDTRRQALNVARMRMLGAEVISVTSGSRTLKDAINEAFRDWVANVDRTHYLFGTVAGPHPFPALVRDFHRVIGVEARRQILERTGRLPDAVAACVGGGSNAIGLFHAFLPDESVRIVGFEPAGHGVETGEHAATLSQGEPGILHGSRSFVLQDEDGQITEPYSISAGLDYPGVGPEHAYLKDIGRAEYRAVTDDEAMRALRLLSETEGIIPAIESAHALAGALDLGRELGSDGLVLVNLSGRGDKDMDTAARYFGLYDQQSDQGAK
- a CDS encoding membrane protein yields the protein MLLRLVGEGVSQRNREGKRGARERLREQRERERSRAKRKRTLGVLGAVVAVLAGAVGVGMVASRTEDDSGKSGSSVVPPRGAVGKARLVIPSGMAEKTGKAGQADKAGKPAPVTLSVYEDFRCPGCKQFEDVFRKTVHELQDAGRMKVEYHLVTIIDGNLGGTGSVRAANAAACAQDQDAGKFRAYHDVLYRHQPAETRDSYAKNARLIKLADQVPGLVTPAFRKCVEEGRHDAWVRKSNDVFAHSGYASTPTVLLGGKSVYGDPDKPLSPNKLKRMVLAAARD
- a CDS encoding tryptophan synthase subunit alpha, with translation MAGNLELLGSVLAGAKDEGRAALVGYLPAGFPSIDGGVDAMTAMIEGGCDIVEVGLPHSDPVLDGPVIQTADDIALRGGVKIRDVIRTVGEVHARTGAPILCMTYWNPVDRYGVERFAADLAEAGGAGCILPDLPVQESEIWRKAAEQHGLATVFVVAPSSRDERLAKITAAGSGFVYAASLMGVTGTRESVGQEARELVERTRATTTLPVCVGLGVSNATQATEVAAFADGVIVGSAFVKRLLDAEGDTEAGLAGLRELAGELAEGVRAAR